In Kytococcus sedentarius DSM 20547, the sequence CACCGGGTCGATGGTGACGCCCAGCTCCTCGGTGGCCTCCCGGGCCGCGGCGTGCAGCACCGACTCACCGAGCTCCACGTGCCCGGCGGCGCCGCAGGCCCACCACCGGTCCATGTACCCGGTGCCGCGGCGTTCCTGCAGCAGGACCTCGGTTCGCCCGGGGCGGGCGGGGTCGTCGCGCAGCAGCGCGACGTAGGCAGAGGGGACGACCTGGAAGCGCGGGGAGGGCATGGGCGGAGTCTGTCAGGTGGTGGTCACCGCTGAGGGGTCAGCCGCCGTGGAGTAGCCGATGAGCCAGTGGAGGCCGAAACGGTCCACGACCTGACCGTCCCAGTCGCCCCACGGTCGTTCCTGGAGTGCGTCGACCACGGTGCCGCCCTCAGCGAGGGCGGTGAACCAGGTGTGGCTCTCCTCCGGCGTGCCCACCCCCAGGAGTGTCTGCATCAGCCCCTGGGTGCGCAGTGGTTCGTCGCCGTCGGTGGTGTCGGCCGCGAAGAGGGACACCGGCCCGGTCAGCTGACCGTGGCCGATGGCGTCCAACGGCTCGTCCGTGCGGTTCATCTCGCGACGGGTGACCAGGACGAGGTCGCCACCGAACAGGTCGTGGTAGGCCCTCAGTGCCTCGTCGGCCGTTCCCGGTAGCAGGAGGTAGGGCGTGGGTGCAGTCATGTGAACAGCGTACACATGCCACCCTCGGGCGGGGCAGAAAAATCGGTGGTGGCCGGTTGCGCCAGCGGGTAGCGTCGTGGTCATGAGCGACGACCTGCACGACGGGTGGTTCGGCGAGAGCATCGCTGCCGGGTACGACGATCCCACCGACCCTTGCAACGACCCGCACACCATCGCGCGGACCGTTGACCTGCTGGCGGAGCTGGCCGATGGGGGGCCTGCGCTGGAGCTGGCCGTGGGCACCGGGCGCATCGCCGCGCCCCTGGCCGAGCGTGGGGTGGTCGTACACGGCATCGAGCTGAGCCGGGCGATGGCCGGCCGCCTCGCCGACAAGCCCGGTGGGGAGCGGGTGGCAGTGACGATCGGGGACATGACCACCACCCGGGTGCCGGGGGAGTTCACTGTGGCCTACCTGGTCTTCAACACCCTCAACAACCTCACGACCCAGGACGACCAGGTGCGGGCGTTCACGAACGCTGCGGCCCACCTGCGGCCCGGTGGCCGGTTCGTGGTCGAGGTCGGCATCCCGCCGCTGCGCCGGATGCCACCGGGGCAGGACACCGTGCCGTTCACGGTGGCGCCGGACGGTGAGGGCGGTGGGTACGTGGGCTTCGACCAGCTGGACGTGGTGACCCAGGAGTTCCGCTCGCACCACGTCCGGGTCGGCGAGGTCAACCGGTTCCGCTCCGTCCCCTTCCGCTACGTGTGGCCCGCGGAGACCGACCTCATGGCCCGGCTCGCCGGGATGGCGCTCGAGCACCGCTGGGGCGGGTGGGACCGGGCCCCGTTCACCGCCGAGAGCACCTCCCACGTGTCCGTGTGGCGGAGGGTCGACACCGACGTCTGAGGCGGGCTGACCCCATCGGGCAGGGGGACGTTCAGACCGCGATGGGGGCGCTGATCGCCGGGTGCGGGTCGTACCCGTGGAAGGTCACGTCATCGAGGTCGAAGGCGTCCAGCTCGCGCACGGCGGGGTTGAGCTCCAGGCGGGGCAGTGGCCGGGGCTCACGGGCGAGCTGCTCGCGGGCCTGCTCCAGGTGGTTGGAGTACAGGTGCAGGTCGCCCACGGTGTGCACGAACTCGCCGACCTCCAGGTCGGTCACGTGCGCGACCATGTGCGTCAGCAGGGCGTAGGACGCGATGTTGAAGGGCACGCCGAGGAACAGGTCGGCGCTGCGCTGGTAGAGCTGGCAGCTCAGGCGCCCGCCGGAGACGTGGAACTGGAAGAGCGCGTGGCAGGGAGGCAGGGCCATGTCGTCGACCTCCGCCGGGTTCCAGGCCGAGACGATGTGCCGGCGCGATGCGGGGTGGGCGCGGAGGGACTCGACGACCTTCGCGATCTGGTCGACCGTGCCCCCGTCGGGCCGGGGCCAGGAGCGCCACTGGGCGCCGTAGACCGGGCCGAGGTCGCCGTTCTCGTCGGCCCACTCGTCCCAGATGTGGATCTTGCGCTCCTGCAGCCAGCGGACGTTGGTGTCGCCCCGGAGGAACCACAGCAGCTCGC encodes:
- a CDS encoding VOC family protein codes for the protein MTAPTPYLLLPGTADEALRAYHDLFGGDLVLVTRREMNRTDEPLDAIGHGQLTGPVSLFAADTTDGDEPLRTQGLMQTLLGVGTPEESHTWFTALAEGGTVVDALQERPWGDWDGQVVDRFGLHWLIGYSTAADPSAVTTT
- a CDS encoding class I SAM-dependent methyltransferase, whose product is MSDDLHDGWFGESIAAGYDDPTDPCNDPHTIARTVDLLAELADGGPALELAVGTGRIAAPLAERGVVVHGIELSRAMAGRLADKPGGERVAVTIGDMTTTRVPGEFTVAYLVFNTLNNLTTQDDQVRAFTNAAAHLRPGGRFVVEVGIPPLRRMPPGQDTVPFTVAPDGEGGGYVGFDQLDVVTQEFRSHHVRVGEVNRFRSVPFRYVWPAETDLMARLAGMALEHRWGGWDRAPFTAESTSHVSVWRRVDTDV
- a CDS encoding thymidylate synthase, with the translated sequence MRQYLDWLTDVLENGTPTEDRTGTGTLSVFGRQTRYDLAAGFPLVTTKKVYRRGVVGELLWFLRGDTNVRWLQERKIHIWDEWADENGDLGPVYGAQWRSWPRPDGGTVDQIAKVVESLRAHPASRRHIVSAWNPAEVDDMALPPCHALFQFHVSGGRLSCQLYQRSADLFLGVPFNIASYALLTHMVAHVTDLEVGEFVHTVGDLHLYSNHLEQAREQLAREPRPLPRLELNPAVRELDAFDLDDVTFHGYDPHPAISAPIAV